The sequence below is a genomic window from Saccopteryx leptura isolate mSacLep1 chromosome 3, mSacLep1_pri_phased_curated, whole genome shotgun sequence.
CCAATCTATTTACAACCTTTTACACTATCaacagtttttctctcttttgaccACTCCAAATACCTTTTATTCCCCCAAATACTTTTGGAGAGGGACTCCCAACTTGGCCTCCTCCATTGTTGGCCCCATCACTTTCATTATTGGAATTTCCATTCTCTTTCATTATATTACCAATCATTGGACTTTTCCACTAATGAGAGTCTTCTGCTGGAGGTGAGGAGGTGACAGAATGGGAGAAACCAACTGGTGGGGGGAATTCGGTAGAGACCAGTCTGTTATTGAGACACAAGGTGAGAGAGACTACTAGAGGCTGGGGACAGAGGTGAGAAAAACTATCTAGTAGCAACTTGGGGCATACCAATTGTTAGTAAGTTGTGGGGTGGGTGAGTTCGTATGATGGTGGGAGGGGGGTGACTAGATGGGTGAAACTTTTGGATAGGTGGAGTAGTTGAGTTAGATTCTTAGAAGGATGGTAGAGGCCATATTTGGGGTGATCTGGGGAGAATATTGATAGCATGATAGGAGATACCAATTATTTAAGAGGTTAGAGTGGTAGTGTTCTTATTGGGTGAGAAAAACCAACCACAGGTACCTTTTTTTTGGTGGTATAGCGTGGAGGACTAATTGATGACAAGAGATTTGATGGGGGTGTAAGGACGACCAGGTGGAGGAGAAGTTGGGGACACCCCGGTGGCCCTAACTGTTCCCTCCACCTGTCTGGCCACCCTCTAGGCTCTAGCTGCCTGCAGAACGGCCCAGATCGTGACCCAGTACTGCGTGGGCGCCAACTACACGTGGCTGCTGGTGGAGGGCATCTACCTGCACAGACTCCTGGTGCTAGTGGGAGGCTCCGAGGGGGGCCACTTCCGCTGCTACCTGCTCCTCGGCTGGGGTGAGCCCCGACCCTGTGCCCCGTCCAGCCCAGAGTACCATCACTCCCCGACTACCCTGCTGTTCTGCCTCAGGGATATTTTCCtctctctaggccaggggtccccaaactttttacacagagggccagttcactgtccctcagaccgttggagggccagactataaaaacaactatgaacaaatccctatgcacactgcacatatcttattttaaagtaaaaaaaaaaaaaaaaacgggaacaaatacaatatttaaaataaagaacaagtaaatttaaatcaacaaactgactagtatttcaatgggaactatgctcctctcactgaccaccaatgaaagaggtgccccttccggaagtgtggcgggggccggataaatggcctcagggggccgtagtttggggacccctgctctaggcttttgtttttgtgtgtgtgtgtgtgttttttgcatttttctgaagctggaaacagggagagacagacagactcccgcatgcgcccgaccgggatccacccggcacgcccaccagggggcgatgctctgcccatcctgggcgtcgccatgttgcgaccagagccactctagcgcctgaggcagaggccacagagccatccccagcgcccaggccatctttgctccaatggagcctcggctggggaggggaagagagagacagagaggaaagcgcggcggaggggtggagaaggaaatgggcgcttctcctgtgtgccctggccgggaatcgaacccgggtcctccgcacgctaggccgacgctctacctctgagccaaccggccagggccctgctctaGGCTTTTGCCTCCCCACCTCAGTAGGGGAATTCCGCGGGTCTTGGGCCAAGCCAGGCCCATGCGCGTGCTGACAGCtgcggcggggtggggggtgggggtcgggGTCTGCACAGGGGCCCCCGCGCTTTTCGTCATTCCCTGGGTGATCGTCAGGTACCTGTACGAGAACACGCAGTGAGTCCGGGGGGTCTGGTCGGCGCCTGGGGGTGGGCGGGACTTTGAGGCACACGGCTGGGTGTGATAGAAACGTGGGGTGGTTCTGATGACAACTGAGGGCTTGGAGGGAATGTGGGTGGGGATCTAAAGGAATGGCAGGTTGGGAGGATTGTGTTCTAGGACTACTGGAAGAGGCAGGGAAGAGGGCGGGGCCAGGATAGTAGCGGGCGGGGCTTTAAAGGAATGTGAATGAGACATTAAGGTGGGCGGGGCCTTGTGAGTGACTGCGTGTCCAGTGAGTCAAGCAGTTCAGTCTTAGCTCTTCAATCCCTTCTCCAGGTGCTGGGAGCGGAACGATGTCAAAGCCATATGGTGGATCATACGCACCCCTATCCTGATGACCATTTTGGTACGACTGGCCCCGCCTCCTCCAGGAGGTCTTCACGGATTTCCCATCCTGGGAAGAGGGGCCATTCTCTGTCTCCTAGGACTGACGGTATCTGGCTGGCTCAGACTTTCTCTCTCCTCGCAggttaatttcttcatctttatccGCATTGTTGGCATCCTCGTGTCCAAACTGAGGACCCGGCAGATGCGCTGTCCCGACTACCGGCTGAGGTAGGGGAGGGtagtggggaaggagaggaagaggactgGATGCAAGATGGGACCCGGGGACGGGGGACTACTACTGTCCTCTACCCCCAGGCTGGCTCGCTCCACGCTGACGCTGGTGCCCCTGCTGGGTGTCCATGAGGTGGTGTTTGCTCCTGTGACAGAGGAACAGGCCCGAGGCCACCTTCGCTTCGCCAAGCTCGGCTTTGAGATCTTCCTCAGATCCTTCCAGGTGCTCAAGCTGGGCGCAGGGGCTACACCCTCCACCTGGGGCCCTTCTCTCCAGAGAGGCAGGAGGGTCACAGTCATCCTCTGGCCCAGCCACTGGATTGGGTGTGATGATGGaatcttattcatttattctacaCAAAATACTGAGCTGACGCTGCCCTGAGCTGAGGAAGCAGCAGAGACCAAGACAGGAGGCGGGTGGCCTCAGCAGTACCACCTCCTGGTGAAGATCTAGGGCTTTGAGACTCGACAGGGCTGGGGCCAAATTCGGATTTGTCACTTCCCAGCtctatggccttcacctcagggtCAGAGCTGGAGTAGGCAAGAGAGGTGCTTAAATGTAAGAAAGCACTCACTCCAAAGTTTAAGGCTGACCCTGCACTTGCTTGCCCTAACTCTAGTCCCCACCCTGCTTTACctccttgggcctcagttttctcatctctaaaatggggaccaaagactatactttcagggatcatttctatagtttgttaaagTGGGGACCACACTTGTCTCACACCACAAGCCTGTTCATTTCATtaaattcagcaaacatttattgaacatttgctATGTGCTAATCAATTTTCCAAGTTTATCGTGGTTATAAGGCCAAGAATCAAATGGTCTCTACTGTCTAGTGGGAAAGGCAGATGCTATCCATgctatataagtaaaatatacagAATGGCAGATGGTAAAATGTGCCtagaggcggggggggggcaagaaAGTAGaggtaaggcctgaccaggcagtggcacagtggatagagcatcagactgggacacagagggcccaggttcgaaaccccgaggtcgccgacttgagcacgggctcatctggtttgagcaaagctcaccagcttgagcctaaggtcgctggcttgagcaaggggtcactaaggctgctgtagcctcccggtcaaggcacatatgagaaagcaatccatgaaaaactaaggtgctgcaacgaataattgatgcttctcatctttctcccttcctgtctgtctgtccctatctgtccctctctgtgtctttctctctctgtcacacacaaataaagaaaGTAGAGGTGAGGATTAAACAAAGGATGGGGTTACAGAgaggggtcagggaaggcctccctGAAAAGAGGATATTGGAGCAGAGACAGGAAGACGTGAGGGAATGAGTGAGGCAAATACTTGGAGAAAAGGTTTCAGGAAGAGAAACCTTACGGGTAAGATCCCTGAGGTGGGAGACAGCATCTGTCATGGTGGAGGAAGGCTGGCATGCCCGAAGCAGTGGGAGCCACGGGGAGATAAGACAAGTAAAATCCTACCAATAACATATATAAGTAACTAATGTATATTGTTAGTTTAGcaagtaatttattattataaataaaaaatttatatttaaatttctgtgtaaaatgtatacaaatataaaacaagtaatgattctaaaaattagtttattaatttatattcattaaaattaagtaaataatattaataaccaTAAAAAACTGACCTAttgatccacttatttatgcattcattactggattcttttttttttttttaacagagagagagtcagagagagggatagatagggacagacagacagaaacagagagagatgagaagcatcaatcatcagtttttcgttgcgacacttcagttgttcattgattgttttctcatatgtgccttgactgggggtggggctacagcagaccgagtaaccccttgctctagccagagaccttgggtccaagctggtgagatttgctcaaaccagatgagcccgtgctcaagctggcaaccttggggtctcgaacctgggtcctctgcatcccagtccaacgttctatccattgcgccaccacctaaTCAGGCTGTTACtgagttcttgtatgtgccctgatcggggattgaaccagcaactgtGGTGTATGGGGACTgcgctctaaccaacagaggtACCCTACTAGGGTgctttttgtatattaatatcTCAATTTTCATAACCATCACTGTATTACCTCATTTTCCAGATAAAGAAACCGAGACTCAGAAGGGTTAAACAGCTTGTCCAAATGGGATAGGAAATAGGGAAGCGGTTATCATATTCAGGGGCCCCTTTATTACCCAGCAAATTGGGAAGAGCAAGGGATGGGATAGGGGCCAGGGCAGGAGCTAGGGAGATGactgtcagaaaaacaaaacaaacaaaagtttagGACTAGGGCAGCGGCAGCCAAGGTGGTCTGGGGTTTTGCAAGGGCCCGAGCTCTTAAAAGGGTATTTATAATCCTACCCCCAACCCCCGATTTAACTGCGGGCCTTGTTTGACAGGGCTTGCTGGTCAGCTTCCTCTACTGCTTCATCAACAAGGAGGTAGGGAGATCCCGGGCCCGCCGTCCGCGCCCTCTGGCGGCCGCGTAGGGAACGGCGTGCCTGGCACCGCCCCTGAGCACCGTCCCGTTGCAGGTGCAGTCTGAGATTCGCCGCGGCTGGTATCGCTGCCGCCTGCCCCGCAGCCTCTGCGTGGAGCCGCGCCAGCCCCCGGAGACTGCCTCTCTGACCCTGCCGTTGGGTTCTGGACCTGGCCAGGTCACCATTGGCCACGCCCTGTCTTCGGGGAACCTCCCGGGGCCTGGGGATGCGCCCGTCCAGGTCTTAGAAAGTTACTGCTAGGTAGCGGGTTTCCTGTGATCAATCAgttagtatgtatgtatgtatgtatgtatgtatgtatgtgtatgtatgtatgtatgtatttattgagcGCTTACTGTGTACCAGTCTCCCGCTGGAGGGCGCTGGGGCAAtagggggaaaggaaagagaagacaagGTCCCTGTTCTTCTAGAGTTCACAATTTGAGTGGGAAAAACAGATGAAGACATCAAGTTATATATATGCTGTGGAATGGCTATTGAGGAAAAATATAGCAGGAGGTCTAGGTTGGTCAGGGAGGGCATCTCTGAGGAGGTGATGTTTAAGTCATACCTGCCAAAGGTAAAGGAGACAGCTTTGGGAAGAACTGGCAGGCAGGATTATAGGCAGAAGGAATAGCAACTTCAGAGGCCCTGAGGCCGGAAGCAGCGTGACCATGTCTTAGGGACAGAGAGGTGGCCTTTGTGGCTGGAGCTGGGATGAGACAGAGCCAACAAACAGAGAAGTAGCAGGGGGCACAAGCGCTGGAATTTTATTCTAGGTGTATTGAAAATTCTTAGGAGTGTCCCATGGGCTAATGTTTTAAACAGAGCCTTCTATCTGTCCTGTGGAGGAAAAGATTATTAGGGGCAGGAGTAGAAGCAGGGAGCCCAGTGCAGGTGGGAGGTGATGGTGGCTGAACAAGGTGGTGGCCATGGACGGGTGTGAAGCAGCTGGACTCTGGAGCTATTTTAAAGGTAGAACTGAGGATCTGGCAGTGGATTGCATGTGGAAAATTCAGCAAGGAGAGAAGTCCTGGAAGACTCGTAGGTTTGAGAccacagaaagaggaaagagacggGGGTTACGTTCAGATTGGGGTGAACCAAGAGTGCTCTTTGAACATGTTAAGATTGGAATGAAGGTTTGGGACTGCTGGAGACAGAAGTATGAACCCACTGGGGTCTGGAGAGGAGGATTCAGTGTGCAGATATAAACATGGGCAATTCAGGGCAGGCCTCAATTGAAACCTTGCATTCGGAGGCCAGGACCACTGCTAGCTGGGGAGTGTGGTTGTACACCCCAATCCTCCGGGTGGCTCCCTGGGCACTAGGAGACTTGGGGGAGCCAAGAGCCACATTGTAGTTGGACCACCTCTACACAAGCAAGACCCTCACTTCTAACCCTACTCCCTGAATACACAAAGATTCAGTTAATACGTGGGTGTTGTTGATAATTTTCCTTGGGTCTCTAGCTCCCTGGATGAATAAACTCAAGAGTCCTTTAAGCATGAGGTGGTTTTGCTGGGTCCTCCTTATGGGTTCTGGGAGGGTAGTGGCCCTAGGGCAGCGCCCTTGTAAATAAAACATGAGAaatagttgtgtgtttttttgttgtttttttttttttgtgtgtgtgtgtgtgtgtgtgtgtgtgtgtgcatgcatgcatgcatacgTGCACTAGGTCATAAAGGGAGATGACTGAAGCAGGCAGACAGTGGCTGGGAGCCTGTGGTGGCCATGCGCCCCCTGGAGGGTAACACTGCTCATCTTTAGCCACATGTCATGATAACATGGACATCATGCTGCCACTGTCCCCCCTACTTAAGAATTTGGAATGTTCACGGGATCTCCTGATGCTTAACCATTTGCAATGTATACAATTAAAATTAAGTATGCGTGCGTgcactaaacatttaaaaaattatttattaattttagagagcaaaatatctatttgttgttccacctatttatgtatCACTGGTTGATCTGTGTCTGTGCCCTGACGAcggttcaaacccacaaccttggtgtatcaggatgatgctctagccaactgagctacatggccagagGTGCACTGAACATTTCCTTGAGGGCTGCTTGTCTAGAAAGGTAGTACAGgcagtcctcaggttatgacagttcCATTCCtgcgacagtgacataacccaaattttggtataagttgaaacacatcctagcctaacacaaactagtgcttttaacagtccaagaTAGTGTCGATAAGTGCACCAGGGACGCCAAGTTCCTCACTCAGACGCTGTGTTACCAAACAAGTTCAACCATACAGTTCGTAAGTACACTGCTAACGGCCTAAGCTGGaccactcacgtctcaattttgtTTCTATGGGAGTAAATGTTGTAAACTGGAAACGTTGTATGTCAAGATGtaacccaaggccctggccagttggctcagcggtagagcgtcggcctggcgtgcggggtacctgggttcgattcccggccagggcacataggagaagcgcccatttgcttctccaccccccctccttcccctctgtctctctcttcccctcccgcagccaaggctccattggagcaaagatggcccaggcgctggggatgcgctagagtggctctggtcgcggcagagcgacgccccggaggggcagagcatcgtcccctggtgggcagagtatcgcccctggtgggtgtgccgggtggatcccggtcgggcgcatgcagaagtctgtctgactgtctctccccgtttccagcttcagaaaaattaaaaaaaaaaaaaaaaaaaaaaagatgtaacccgaggaccccctgtattgaGAATAAAACTGCAAACATTTAAATGAACTTTAAgtcttaaaatcttttattatttggTTATTGAGTGCCTAGCTGTGGaaagttatatatattatttacatatattataaccacattttttattgtggtaaaatatatacatgatacaaatttggtgcctgaccaggcggtggtgcagtgggtacagcgttggactgggatgtggaggacccaggttcgagaccccgaggtcaccagcttgagtgcgggctcatctggtttgagcaaagctcaccagcttggacccaaggtcactggcttgagcaaggggttactaggtctgctgaaggcccatggtcaaggcacatatgagaaagcaatcaatgaacaactaaggtgtcacaacaaaaaactgatgattgatgcttctcatctctccgttcctgtctgtctgtccctatctatccctctctctgactctcgctctgtctctgtaaaaaaaataaaaaataaataagtaaacacaaattttgctattttaacgaaaaaaaaaaagaaagaaaaagagtaaagctGCCGCAAACAGCATGGTTAAAATCTTAGTTTGGCTACTTATTAGTTGTGTGACTTGAAGAAAAttctcagcctctctgtgcctcagtttccacttcTGGAAAATGGGTTTAACAATGGTATCTtgcattgatcaatgtcaccttattaactttaatatctaaaaaaacaaaacaaaaaaacaatggtaCCTTGCCTGAGTCTCCAATGAGTTGTTCTTATGATACTGTCTGGTGCATGATGGATGGTATGCGCTCGGCCAGCGTGCCCAGCACTATTCCTGCAGCCTTTTGTGTTCACTGCTGAAGGAAGAGGCGATTAGGAACCATTTGGGCAGTGATGTGGGTGAAGAGCTGAGGATAGAAACTCAGACTGATGCCAAGCAGGGTGCTGGGCTGGAATCTTGCCACCACCACCCTGCAATAAAGGATAACCAAATCCCCCTATTCCCAGGGAGGACAAATCAACAACTAGGGAAAACGGGTCACAtatgttattttttgtatttttctgaagtgagaagcagggaggcagagatagactcccacatgtgcccaaccgagatccacccggcatgccaatgctctgcccatctggggcagtgctccgctgcaaccagagccattctagcgcctgaggtggaggccatggagccatcctcagtgccagggccaactttgctccaatggagctttggctgcaggagggggaagagagagatagagaggaaggagaaggggaggggtggagaagcagatgggcgcttctcctgtgtgccctgactgggaattgaacccgggacatccacatgttgagccaacactctaccactgagccaattggccagggccaagcggGTAACATTTGAACACAGGACTGTGACTCCAGGGCTTGTGCTGTCCTTAGTTTTACAGAAGAACCAACTCCCCAGGGAAGGCTTGTGGCAGCACTACCCCCACTTTACAGATTAGGAGATTAGGACTTGTGGCTTGCAAGGGTCTGGCTGAGTTTGAAAGCAGCTTCCTTGTTTCCtgagtgaccctgggcaagtaAGTCATTGCCCTCTGGACCTCAGCTGCCTCCAGTATCTACCCCACAGATGGTGTTCCAAAGAGACCACCCAGTAAATGTGCGACTTTATAGCCACACAACGCCTCCCTGTGTCAGGCCCTTTCCTGCTGCAGAGTCCCTAGCTCTGCTGCTAACAGGCACACAGGGTAACTCAGGCTGTGCCTGCCACAGCTGTCAGACACTGATCCTGACCTCAGGCCTATGAACACCTGCACTGCCTGGCGTTAGCCCCCCTctgagaacagagacagagaggcaggcagagacagaACTGAGATCGGAATGGGGTGAGCGTGATGTGTGCAAATCAGAGGAAAATAGGGGTTTTCCTTAAGCCTGTAAGTAAGGTTCTCCTTACCTCTCCCTCCCTGCATTTGTCAGAGGATTTCCTTCAATGGTCATTAAGCTGTTATGTAAGGGATAGCAGAGCTCAGGGTAGAGACACAGGCTCAGAGCAGGGTGGGTTTGAATCACAGCAACACTACTTCCTGTATGGGTGTCCCTGGGAAAGTGACACCACTTCTCCACGCCACAGTTCCTTCTTCTGGGAATGGAGGTAATAAACAAGTGTTTGCCCAGAGCTGTTGGGAGGAAGTCTGAACAGCAAGTAGAGCCGGGGGCTGGCATCCTAACTGATCGGCAGGTGACAGCATAACTGCCATCAATATTTGGGTACCGACTGCTTTAAATATGTATCTTATCCCTCCAATGAGGGCAGGTCGACGGCTGTCCCTGACACTAATGTGTCCCCAGCACTGCCACACAGAGCTGGACATGGAAGGTATTTAGGGATGTCTCCTTGActgaacaaatagaaaacaagacaaaaaggaatcctgAGTGAGGCTGCCTCactgagagaagcagggagacaggaaAGATGGAGTAATAAGAACCAGAAATGATTAAAACAGCAAAGAGCAAAAGCTCTTTGTGCAACCAATTCACTcctcagatggggaaactgaggcatggaagaggcagagaaagggcctCTACACCTGCTCAGCAAGGTCCTGATCCCGGTGCTTACCCCATGCCCAGCCACCTCCCTCCCTCAAATTGGCCACGCGCACAAGGCC
It includes:
- the GIPR gene encoding gastric inhibitory polypeptide receptor, coding for MLHCPPWRLLLLLSLWGPLLHRTETGSEGQTAGELYQRWERYRKECQETLEAAEPPAGLTCNGSFDMYVCWDYAAPNTTARASCPWYLPWHRHVAAGFVLRQCGSDGQWGPWRDHSQCENPEKNGTFQDQRLILERLQVVYTVGYSLSLATLLLALLILSSFRRLRCTRNYIHINLFTSFMLRAAAILSRDRLLSPAGPTPGDQVPILWNQALAACRTAQIVTQYCVGANYTWLLVEGIYLHRLLVLVGGSEGGHFRCYLLLGWGAPALFVIPWVIVRYLYENTQCWERNDVKAIWWIIRTPILMTILVNFFIFIRIVGILVSKLRTRQMRCPDYRLRLARSTLTLVPLLGVHEVVFAPVTEEQARGHLRFAKLGFEIFLRSFQGLLVSFLYCFINKEVQSEIRRGWYRCRLPRSLCVEPRQPPETASLTLPLGSGPGQVTIGHALSSGNLPGPGDAPVQVLESYC